In one window of Virgibacillus proomii DNA:
- a CDS encoding branched-chain amino acid aminotransferase, translating to MEEWTVKVNRCTVKKEKPNTDQLEFGSVFTDHMFIMDYSEPLGWHDPRIIPYQPLSIDPSAMIFHYGQSVFEGLKAYQTPEGDIQLFRPKKNLQRLNKSNDRLCIPAIDEAFILEAMKQLVYLDKEWIPTAEGTSLYIRPFIISTEPYIGVAPSHQYKFVIILSPVGAYYKEGINPVKIAVENQYVRAVKGGTGEAKTGGNYAASLKAQELCAKEGFTQVLWLDGLEKKYIEEVGSMNVFFKINGKVYTPALNGSILEGVTRNSVIQLLNHWNIPVIEDRISMEDLYQAYMDGKLEEAFGTGTAAVISPIGQLRWEGKDLLINDGKTGELSKSLYTTLTNIQYGKETDPFDWIEKVSESHTVKH from the coding sequence ATGGAAGAATGGACAGTTAAGGTTAATCGTTGTACAGTGAAGAAAGAAAAACCCAATACCGATCAATTGGAATTTGGCAGCGTGTTTACGGATCATATGTTTATTATGGATTATTCTGAGCCTTTGGGTTGGCATGATCCGCGTATCATTCCATACCAACCGCTATCTATTGATCCATCCGCGATGATATTTCATTATGGACAATCCGTTTTTGAAGGATTAAAAGCATATCAAACACCGGAAGGAGATATTCAACTATTTCGACCGAAAAAAAATCTTCAACGTTTGAACAAGTCAAATGACCGCCTATGTATTCCGGCGATTGATGAAGCGTTTATTCTGGAAGCCATGAAGCAGCTTGTATATTTAGATAAAGAATGGATTCCAACTGCAGAAGGAACTTCGCTTTATATTCGTCCATTCATTATTTCAACAGAGCCCTATATCGGAGTAGCACCATCACATCAATACAAATTTGTAATTATTCTGTCACCAGTTGGAGCTTATTACAAAGAAGGGATTAACCCAGTAAAAATCGCGGTTGAAAATCAATATGTTCGGGCGGTAAAAGGCGGAACTGGAGAGGCAAAAACCGGAGGAAACTATGCAGCCAGTTTAAAAGCCCAAGAGCTTTGTGCTAAAGAAGGGTTTACACAAGTATTGTGGCTGGATGGATTAGAGAAAAAGTATATTGAAGAAGTAGGAAGCATGAACGTATTTTTTAAAATTAATGGAAAAGTATATACTCCTGCTTTAAACGGGAGTATTCTAGAAGGTGTAACCCGGAACTCTGTTATTCAATTACTTAACCATTGGAATATTCCGGTTATTGAAGACAGAATCTCCATGGAGGATTTGTATCAAGCCTATATGGATGGTAAGTTAGAAGAAGCGTTCGGTACGGGTACAGCAGCAGTCATTTCACCAATCGGTCAACTACGCTGGGAAGGTAAAGACTTATTAATTAATGACGGCAAGACTGGTGAACTATCAAAATCATTATATACGACTTTAACTAACATTCAATATGGAAAAGAAACAGATCCATTTGATTGGATTGAGAAAGTTAGTGAGTCGCACACTGTTAAACACTGA
- a CDS encoding HAD family hydrolase: MRKAIIFDLDDTLLWDKKSVAESFKEACNKANKINPKIDPIDLEESVREKARSLYASYSTYPFTQMIGINPFEGLWGEFDDEGKAFQQLKEIAPIYRKEAWEKGLEGVGVEDRQLAIELAETFPKVRKKKPFVFEDTFDVLDALANDFKLALLTNGSPDLQHTKLEMTPKLKDYFEEIVVSGDFGSGKPDPAIFQYTLEKLDVKEEEAIMVGDNLHTDILGASRSGIDSVWINRQDLQTNGLPTFEVESLTELLSLINQHV; this comes from the coding sequence ATGCGTAAAGCAATTATTTTTGATTTAGATGATACACTACTTTGGGATAAGAAGAGTGTAGCAGAATCGTTCAAAGAAGCCTGTAACAAGGCAAATAAAATCAATCCTAAGATAGACCCAATCGATTTAGAAGAAAGTGTGCGAGAGAAAGCTCGGTCGTTATACGCATCCTATTCTACTTACCCATTTACACAAATGATTGGTATTAACCCTTTCGAAGGACTTTGGGGAGAGTTTGATGATGAAGGAAAGGCGTTTCAACAGTTAAAAGAAATCGCGCCTATTTATCGAAAGGAAGCTTGGGAAAAGGGGTTAGAAGGAGTAGGTGTTGAAGACCGACAATTAGCAATTGAATTAGCGGAAACATTTCCCAAGGTAAGAAAGAAGAAACCATTTGTTTTTGAAGATACGTTTGATGTCTTAGATGCTTTAGCAAATGATTTTAAGCTGGCTTTACTAACGAACGGTTCACCGGATTTACAACACACGAAACTGGAAATGACTCCAAAACTAAAAGATTATTTTGAAGAGATTGTTGTGTCAGGCGACTTTGGCAGCGGGAAGCCTGATCCTGCTATATTTCAATACACATTGGAAAAATTGGACGTAAAAGAAGAAGAAGCGATTATGGTAGGGGATAATTTGCATACGGACATATTAGGTGCTTCACGAAGCGGAATAGATTCGGTATGGATTAATAGACAGGATCTTCAAACAAATGGGTTGCCTACGTTTGAGGTTGAGAGTTTAACTGAACTTCTCTCACTTATTAACCAACATGTATAA